Below is a window of Yersinia kristensenii DNA.
GCATTCCGTTCCAGATACATATAATATAAGCAATAAAGACTTTCATGTCAATAAACACTTATATTTATATAAGTGTTTTGTTATTTATACAACCTGGTAAATTCTTATGCCTCAGTATTTAAAGCGATCCCCAATTAACCAAACCAAAAGAGCCAGAACCACTACAGAGGCAAGTCCAACCATCAACCCGATCCCATACATTTTTTATTCCCCTGTTCCCGTTAATTTCATCGCTACAGGCTCACGCTGAACATATCTGTCCATCTCCAATGAAATACCCAGCATTAATAACATTCCCTGTATGACACCTTCAGCTTTTTGGAGCCATTTACCAATCGTTCCGTCCGACACTTCATGCTTACGCGCCAGTGACATAAAGGTCATGCCAAACACATAATAATCAATCAGCAAATCATGGAGGTCTGAATTATTCTTGTTCAACCTAGCCATACAGCCGCAAATAACCAGCGCATCATCATCACAACATGCTGGCCGTGATTTGACCTTAGAAGGAATAAGTCCTTTAAAACCTGCTGCAATTGGCGACCAATCCACATCTTCATGATTATTGGCAACCCATGCCCCCCAACGTTCCAATACCATTTGAATGTCACGCATTATGCCACCTTACTCATCTGGCCCTTTTTTAAAACTCTCAAATCTGCTCTGGCCTGTTTTCTTATCTGTT
It encodes the following:
- a CDS encoding antiterminator Q family protein; protein product: MRDIQMVLERWGAWVANNHEDVDWSPIAAGFKGLIPSKVKSRPACCDDDALVICGCMARLNKNNSDLHDLLIDYYVFGMTFMSLARKHEVSDGTIGKWLQKAEGVIQGMLLMLGISLEMDRYVQREPVAMKLTGTGE